A section of the Scleropages formosus chromosome 16, fSclFor1.1, whole genome shotgun sequence genome encodes:
- the rapgef2b gene encoding rap guanine nucleotide exchange factor 2 isoform X5, with protein sequence MASYVDNSFRQAVMKNPAERTQQDLEIVYSYLHGMEALSNLREHQLRIMCETVRYERHEANEVLYYPDDIGTCWYILLSGSVFIKESMFLPRSSFGKRSAGSLRRGCECIVLEPSEMIVVDYMDENEEYFQRQASHRQSRRRFRKINQKGERQTIIDTVDPYPIGKPPLPRAYHTECPKSQLPADFTKLHLADSLHPQVTHVTSSHSGCSITSDSGSSSLSDIYQATENEAGDMDLSGLPETAVDSEEDDDEEDIERSSDPLMSRDIVRDCLEKDPMDRTDDDIEQLLEFMHQLPAFANMTMSVRRELCAVMVFAVVERAGTVVLNDGEELDSWSVILNGSVEVTYPDGHTEILCMGNSFGVSPTMEKEYMKGVMKTKVDDCQFVCIAQQDYCCILNQVEKNMQKVEEEGEIVMVKEHRELDRTGTRKGHIVIKGTSERLTMHLVEEHSVVDPTYIEDFLLTYRTFLSSPMIVGKKLLEWFNDPSLRDKVTRVVLLWVNNHFNDFEGDPAMTHFLEEFENNLDREKMSGHLRLLNIACAAKAKLRVITLTKPSRDAPLPFTLLGGSEKGFRIFIDSVEAGSKASEAGLKRGDQILEVNGQNFENVQLSKANEILRNNTHLSITVKTNLLVFKELLARPAEEKKNGAPHLPKIGDIKKGSRYSIPDLAVDVEQVMGLEKGNKKTKANTVGGRNKLKKILDKTRISILPQKPYNDIGIGQSQDDSIVGLRQSKQIPAALPVSGTLSSSNPDLLQSHHRILDFNNPPATGPSNLPDQVLRVFKADQQSRYIMISRDTTAKEVVVLAIREFALTAAPEAYSLCEVSVTPEGVIKQRRLPDQLSKLADRIQLSGRYYLKNNMETETLCSDEDAQDLLRESQISLLQLSTVEVATQLSMRNFELFCNIEPTEYIDDLFKLRSRTGSANLKKFEEVINQETFWVASEIVHEPNQLKRMKIVKHFIKIALHCRECKNFNSMFAIISGLNLAPVARLRGTWEKLPSKYEKLFQDLQDLFDPSRNMAKYRNVLSNQNLQPPIIPLFPVIKKDLTFLHEGNDSKVDGLVNFEKLRMIAKEIRHVGRMASVNMDPALMFRTRKKKWRSLGSLSQGSANSAVLDVAQAGGHKKRVRRSSFLNAKKLYEDAQMARRVRQYLSTLTLETSEESLQTISLQCEPSSSTLPKSAGKKPDTSPVVSRAANQQKQQQQKGCQALQVPAVSLYPSRKKVPVKDLPPFGTSSPQALKKILSLSEEGSERHKKQSEDAISNASSQLSSPPTSPQSSPRKGGSQLRSHLSRQSDLTASCSSLGTENSNRNNNGYVLAPSGTVDNFSDSGHSEISSRSSLVSNSSLDLMEDRRQRHSVSAVESHLGGPRMERRATLDPDQYSLGSYVSVHDSRSLYAGATVLSSTSSEELTQDQGDRASLDAADSGRGSWTSCSSGSHDNIQTIQHQRSWETLAFGHPPFDADPMACQEHGGHPGQARGSWASATAYWGEDTEGDTGTIKRRGGKDVSADTEASSVAPVPPEDCKQHSRPAHITVSSSNTKGLIVRKDGRFREPPPTPPGYTALTVSEAADGLPHSGRRPPDYNVALQRSRMVARSCDSPQPASRPQWSKSGDGDSRHPHFHSQGLSAEEAEGESLSPKLIPQRKTVAYTPETTRP encoded by the exons GTTGACTATATGGATGAAAATGAGGAGTATTTCCAACGACAAGCATCACATCGACAGTCTCGCAGGAGATTCCGCAAAATTAACCAGAAAGGAGAACGGCAAACCATCATCGATACAGTTGACCCATACCCAATTGGAAAGCCTCCTTTGCCCAGGGCATACCACACG GAATGCCCTAAATCACAG CTTCCTGCCGACTTTACAAAGCTCCACCTTGCCGACAGCCTTCACCCACAGGTGACCCATGTGACCTCCAGTCACTCAGGATGTAGCATTACCAGCGACTCAGGAAGCAGCAGTCTGTCAGACATTTACCAG GCTACAGAGAACGAGGCAGGGGATATGGATCTGAGTGGGCTGCCTGAGACGGCAGTAGACTCCGAGGAAGATGACGACGAGGAAGACATCGAGAGGTCCTCAGATCCCCTCATGAGCAGGGACATTGTTCGTGACTGCCTAGAGAAAGACCCCATGGACAGAACAGATGATGACATTG AGCAACTCCTGGAATTCATGCATCAACTGCCAGCCTTTGCCAACATGACCATGTCAGTGCGAAGGGAGCTGTGTGCCGTCATGGTGTTTGCTGTGGTGGAGCGTGCCGGCACTGTTGTCCTCAACGATGGGGAGGAG CTGGACTCTTGGTCAGTGATTCTAAATGGCTCTGTGGAGGTCACCTACCCTGATGGACATACTGAGATCCTCTGCATGGGCAACAGCTTTGGCGTCTCGCCCACCATGGAGAAGGAATATATGAAGGGGGTAATGAAGACCAAGGTGGATGACTGTCAG TTTGTGTGTATAGCCCAGCAAGATTATTGTTGCATCCTCAACcaagtggagaaaaacatgcagaaggtggaggaggagggggagataGTGATGGTGAAAGAGCACCGTGAGTTGGACCGCACAGGGACCAGAAAGGGTCACATTGTCATCAAG GGCACATCCGAACGACTAACAATGCATCTTGTTGAGGAGCACTCAGTGGTAGATCCCACGTACATCGAAGACTTTCTGCTCACCTACAGAACATTCCTCTCCAGCCCAATGATTGTGGGAAAGAAGCTTCTGGAGTGGTTCAATGATCCCAGCCTCAGGGACAAG GTTACACGGGTAGTGTTGCTGTGGGTAAACAATCACTTCAATGACTTTGAAGGGGACCCAGCTATGACTCACTTTCTGGAAGAATTTGAGAACAATCTGGATAGAGAG AAAATGAGTGGGCATCTGAGACTGTTAAATATTGCCTGCGCTGCTAAAGCCAAACTAAGGGTAATAACACTCACTAAGCCCTCCAGAGATGCCCCTCTGCCTTTCACTCTCCTGGGAGGCTCTGAGAAAGGCTTCCGCATCTTCATTGACAGCGTGGAGGCTGGCAGCAAGGCCTCTGAGGCAGGTCTGAAGCGTGGAGATCAG ATACTGGAGGTGAATGGTCAAAACTTTGAGAATGTTCAGCTCTCTAAAGCTAATGAGATCCTGAGGAACAATACACATCTATCTATCACTGTGAAAACAAATCTATTAG tGTTCAAGGAGCTTCTTGCACGACcagcagaagagaagaagaatgGTGCTCCTCACCTACCCAAGATCGGTGACATCAAGAAAGGCAGCCGCTATTCCATCCCTGACCTGGCTGTGGATGTAGAGCAAGTCATGGGCCTGGAGAAGGGTAACAAGAAGACTAAGGCTAACACAGTGGGTGGCCGCAACAAGCTGAAGAAGATACTTGACAAAACTCGCATCAGTATTCTGCCCCAGAAGCCCTACAA CGACATTGGAATTGGGCAATCTCAAGATGACAGTATAGTTGGTCTGAGACAATCTAAGCAGATCCCGGCTGCACTGCCTGTCAGTGGGACTCTCTCTTCCAGCAACCCGGACCTCCTGCAGTCCCACCACCGCATCTTGGACTTCAACAACCCCCCTG CCACAGGGCCAAGTA ACTTGCCTGATCAGGTACTGAGGGTTTTCAAGGCGGACCAGCAGAGTCGTTACATCATGATCAGTCGAGACACCACGGCCAAGGAAGTTGTGGTCCTTGCCATCCGAGAGTTTGCCCTGACGGCTGCACCTGAGGCCTACTCATTGTGTGAGGTGTCAGTCACTCCTGAGGGTGTCATCAAACAGCGACGACTGCCCGACCAGCTCTCCAAGCTAGCAGACAGGATCCAATTGAGTGGGAG GTACTACCTGAAGAACAACATGGAAACGGAGACACTCTGCTCAGATGAGGATGCCCAGGACCTCCTGAGGGAAAGTCAAATCTCCTTACTGCAGCTCAGCACAGTGGAGGTGGCCACACAGCTTTCCATGAGGAACTTTGAGCTCTTCTGTAACATCGAGCCCACCGAATACATCGACGACCTCTTCAAACTCAGATCTAGAACAGGTTCTGCCAACCTCAAGAAGTTTGAGGAGGTGATCAACCAGGAGACCTTTTGGGTGGCTTCAGAAATTGTACACGAGCCAAACCAGCTTAAGAGAATGAAAATAGTAAAGCACTTCATAAAGATTGCATTGCACTGCCGAGAGTGCAAGAACTTCAACTCCATGTTTGCCATAATCAG tgGCCTGAATTTGGCTCCCGTGGCTCGATTGAGGGGGACCTGGGAAAAGCTACCCAGCAAGTACGAGAAACTGTTCCAAGACCTCCAGGACCTCTTTGACCCTTCCAGGAACATGGCCAAGTACCGAAATGTTCTCAGCAACCAGAACCTGCAGCCTCCCATCATTCCGCTCTTCCCTGTCATCAAGAAGGACCTCACATTCCTACATGAAG GCAATGACTCAAAAGTTGATGGATTGGTGAATTTTGAGAAGTTGAGGATGATCGCTAAAGAAATCCGGCATGTTGGCCGCATGGCATCTGTAAACATGGACCCTGCTTTGATGTTCAGAACAAG GAAGAAGAAGTGGCGGAGTCTAGG GTCACTAAGCCAAGGCAGTGCCAACTCAGCCGTGCTGGATGTGGCGCAGGCCGGGGGACACAAAAAGCGCGTTCGAAGAAGCTCCTTCCTCAACGCTAAGAAGCTGTACGAGGATGCCCAGATGGCCCGTCGTGTGAGACAGTACCTGTCCACCTTGACTCTTGAGACCAGTGAGGAGAGCCTGCAGACCATCTCATTGCAGTGTGAGCCTTCCAGCAGCACAT TGCCCAAAAGTGCTGGGAAGAAGCCAGACACATCCCCTGTAGTCAGCCGTGCAGCCAACCAGcagaagcaacagcagcagaaaggatGCCAAGCCCTGCAGGTGCCCGCTGTCTCACTTTACCCGTCACGCAAAAAGGTTCCGGTGAAGGACCTGCCCCCGTTTG GTACAAGTTCACCTCAGGCGCTGAAGAAAATCCTTTCCTTATCAGAAGAAGGAAGCGAGCGTCATAAAAAGCAGTCGGAAGATGCCATTTCGAATGCCTCCTCCCAGCTGTCCTCTCCTCCCACCTCTCCACAGAGCTCTCCTAGAAAAG GTGGCAGTCAGCTGAGGTCTCACCTCTCCAGGCAGTCAGACCTAACAGCCTCCTGTTCTTCCCTGGGAACTGAGAACAGTAACAGGAATAACAATG GTTATGTACTGGCTCCCAGTGGGACTGTGGACAACTTCTCGGACTCTGGCCACAGCGAGATCTCCTCGCGCTCTAGCCTGGTCAGCAACTCTTCGCTGGATCTGATGGAGGACCGGCGACAGCGGCACTCTGTCAGTGCAGTAGAGTCACACCTGGGAGGCCCGCGGATGGAGCGACGGGCCACCTTAGACCCGGATCAATATAGCCTTGG GTCCTATGTCTCCGTACATGACAGCCGTAGCCTGTATGCAGGGGCCACAGTCCTCTCGTCTACCAGCTCAGAGGAGCTGACACAGGACCAGGGGGACCGTGCCTCCCTAGATGCAGCTGACAGTGGGCGAGGCAGCTGGACGTCATGTTCCAGTGGCTCACATGACAAcatccagaccatccagcaccAGAGGAGCTGGGAAACACTGGCCTTTGGTCACCCACCCTTTGATGCTGACCCCATGGCATGCCAGGAGCACGGGGGCCATCCAGGCCAGGCACGTGGCAGCTGGGCTTCTGCCACAGCCTACTGGGGCGAGGACACAGAAGGAGACACGGGTACCATCAAGCGGCGAGGGGGGAAGGACGTGAGTGCTGACACGGAGGCCAGCAGTGTGGCACCTGTCCCTCCTGAGGACTGCAAACAACACAGTCGACCTGCTCACATAACGGTGTCTTCCAGCAACACAAAAGGTCTAATAG TACGGAAGGACGGCCGGTTCCGCGAGCCGCCACCTACACCGCCTGGCTACACAGCACTGACTGTTTCAGAAGCAGCCGATGGGCTGCCCCATTCGGGCCGGAGGCCCCCCGACTATAATGTAGCTCTACAGCGGTCTCGAATGGTGGCACGCTCCTGTGACTCGCCCCAGCCGGCCTCCCGGCCGCAGTGGAGTAAGTCTGGCGACGGGGACTCCCGGCACCCCCACTTCCACTCCCAAGGGCTTTCAGCTGAGGAGGCGGAGGGTGAGTCCTTGTCTCCAAAACTTATTCCTCAGAGGAAGACAGTGGCATATACACCTGAGACTACCAGGCCATGA
- the rapgef2b gene encoding rap guanine nucleotide exchange factor 2 isoform X9, with protein sequence MEALSNLREHQLRIMCETVRYERHEANEVLYYPDDIGTCWYILLSGSVFIKESMFLPRSSFGKRSAGSLRRGCECIVLEPSEMIVVDYMDENEEYFQRQASHRQSRRRFRKINQKGERQTIIDTVDPYPIGKPPLPRAYHTECPKSQLPADFTKLHLADSLHPQVTHVTSSHSGCSITSDSGSSSLSDIYQATENEAGDMDLSGLPETAVDSEEDDDEEDIERSSDPLMSRDIVRDCLEKDPMDRTDDDIEQLLEFMHQLPAFANMTMSVRRELCAVMVFAVVERAGTVVLNDGEELDSWSVILNGSVEVTYPDGHTEILCMGNSFGVSPTMEKEYMKGVMKTKVDDCQFVCIAQQDYCCILNQVEKNMQKVEEEGEIVMVKEHRELDRTGTRKGHIVIKGTSERLTMHLVEEHSVVDPTYIEDFLLTYRTFLSSPMIVGKKLLEWFNDPSLRDKVTRVVLLWVNNHFNDFEGDPAMTHFLEEFENNLDREKMSGHLRLLNIACAAKAKLRVITLTKPSRDAPLPFTLLGGSEKGFRIFIDSVEAGSKASEAGLKRGDQILEVNGQNFENVQLSKANEILRNNTHLSITVKTNLLVFKELLARPAEEKKNGAPHLPKIGDIKKGSRYSIPDLAVDVEQVMGLEKGNKKTKANTVGGRNKLKKILDKTRISILPQKPYNDIGIGQSQDDSIVGLRQSKQIPAALPVSGTLSSSNPDLLQSHHRILDFNNPPATGPSNLPDQVLRVFKADQQSRYIMISRDTTAKEVVVLAIREFALTAAPEAYSLCEVSVTPEGVIKQRRLPDQLSKLADRIQLSGRYYLKNNMETETLCSDEDAQDLLRESQISLLQLSTVEVATQLSMRNFELFCNIEPTEYIDDLFKLRSRTGSANLKKFEEVINQETFWVASEIVHEPNQLKRMKIVKHFIKIALHCRECKNFNSMFAIISGLNLAPVARLRGTWEKLPSKYEKLFQDLQDLFDPSRNMAKYRNVLSNQNLQPPIIPLFPVIKKDLTFLHEGNDSKVDGLVNFEKLRMIAKEIRHVGRMASVNMDPALMFRTRKKKWRSLGSLSQGSANSAVLDVAQAGGHKKRVRRSSFLNAKKLYEDAQMARRVRQYLSTLTLETSEESLQTISLQCEPSSSTLPKSAGKKPDTSPVVSRAANQQKQQQQKGCQALQVPAVSLYPSRKKVPVKDLPPFGTSSPQALKKILSLSEEGSERHKKQSEDAISNASSQLSSPPTSPQSSPRKGGSQLRSHLSRQSDLTASCSSLGTENSNRNNNGASRTFGIGYVLAPSGTVDNFSDSGHSEISSRSSLVSNSSLDLMEDRRQRHSVSAVESHLGGPRMERRATLDPDQYSLGSYVSVHDSRSLYAGATVLSSTSSEELTQDQGDRASLDAADSGRGSWTSCSSGSHDNIQTIQHQRSWETLAFGHPPFDADPMACQEHGGHPGQARGSWASATAYWGEDTEGDTGTIKRRGGKDVSADTEASSVAPVPPEDCKQHSRPAHITVSSSNTKGLIVRKDGRFREPPPTPPGYTALTVSEAADGLPHSGRRPPDYNVALQRSRMVARSCDSPQPASRPQWSKSGDGDSRHPHFHSQGLSAEEAEGESLSPKLIPQRKTVAYTPETTRP encoded by the exons GTTGACTATATGGATGAAAATGAGGAGTATTTCCAACGACAAGCATCACATCGACAGTCTCGCAGGAGATTCCGCAAAATTAACCAGAAAGGAGAACGGCAAACCATCATCGATACAGTTGACCCATACCCAATTGGAAAGCCTCCTTTGCCCAGGGCATACCACACG GAATGCCCTAAATCACAG CTTCCTGCCGACTTTACAAAGCTCCACCTTGCCGACAGCCTTCACCCACAGGTGACCCATGTGACCTCCAGTCACTCAGGATGTAGCATTACCAGCGACTCAGGAAGCAGCAGTCTGTCAGACATTTACCAG GCTACAGAGAACGAGGCAGGGGATATGGATCTGAGTGGGCTGCCTGAGACGGCAGTAGACTCCGAGGAAGATGACGACGAGGAAGACATCGAGAGGTCCTCAGATCCCCTCATGAGCAGGGACATTGTTCGTGACTGCCTAGAGAAAGACCCCATGGACAGAACAGATGATGACATTG AGCAACTCCTGGAATTCATGCATCAACTGCCAGCCTTTGCCAACATGACCATGTCAGTGCGAAGGGAGCTGTGTGCCGTCATGGTGTTTGCTGTGGTGGAGCGTGCCGGCACTGTTGTCCTCAACGATGGGGAGGAG CTGGACTCTTGGTCAGTGATTCTAAATGGCTCTGTGGAGGTCACCTACCCTGATGGACATACTGAGATCCTCTGCATGGGCAACAGCTTTGGCGTCTCGCCCACCATGGAGAAGGAATATATGAAGGGGGTAATGAAGACCAAGGTGGATGACTGTCAG TTTGTGTGTATAGCCCAGCAAGATTATTGTTGCATCCTCAACcaagtggagaaaaacatgcagaaggtggaggaggagggggagataGTGATGGTGAAAGAGCACCGTGAGTTGGACCGCACAGGGACCAGAAAGGGTCACATTGTCATCAAG GGCACATCCGAACGACTAACAATGCATCTTGTTGAGGAGCACTCAGTGGTAGATCCCACGTACATCGAAGACTTTCTGCTCACCTACAGAACATTCCTCTCCAGCCCAATGATTGTGGGAAAGAAGCTTCTGGAGTGGTTCAATGATCCCAGCCTCAGGGACAAG GTTACACGGGTAGTGTTGCTGTGGGTAAACAATCACTTCAATGACTTTGAAGGGGACCCAGCTATGACTCACTTTCTGGAAGAATTTGAGAACAATCTGGATAGAGAG AAAATGAGTGGGCATCTGAGACTGTTAAATATTGCCTGCGCTGCTAAAGCCAAACTAAGGGTAATAACACTCACTAAGCCCTCCAGAGATGCCCCTCTGCCTTTCACTCTCCTGGGAGGCTCTGAGAAAGGCTTCCGCATCTTCATTGACAGCGTGGAGGCTGGCAGCAAGGCCTCTGAGGCAGGTCTGAAGCGTGGAGATCAG ATACTGGAGGTGAATGGTCAAAACTTTGAGAATGTTCAGCTCTCTAAAGCTAATGAGATCCTGAGGAACAATACACATCTATCTATCACTGTGAAAACAAATCTATTAG tGTTCAAGGAGCTTCTTGCACGACcagcagaagagaagaagaatgGTGCTCCTCACCTACCCAAGATCGGTGACATCAAGAAAGGCAGCCGCTATTCCATCCCTGACCTGGCTGTGGATGTAGAGCAAGTCATGGGCCTGGAGAAGGGTAACAAGAAGACTAAGGCTAACACAGTGGGTGGCCGCAACAAGCTGAAGAAGATACTTGACAAAACTCGCATCAGTATTCTGCCCCAGAAGCCCTACAA CGACATTGGAATTGGGCAATCTCAAGATGACAGTATAGTTGGTCTGAGACAATCTAAGCAGATCCCGGCTGCACTGCCTGTCAGTGGGACTCTCTCTTCCAGCAACCCGGACCTCCTGCAGTCCCACCACCGCATCTTGGACTTCAACAACCCCCCTG CCACAGGGCCAAGTA ACTTGCCTGATCAGGTACTGAGGGTTTTCAAGGCGGACCAGCAGAGTCGTTACATCATGATCAGTCGAGACACCACGGCCAAGGAAGTTGTGGTCCTTGCCATCCGAGAGTTTGCCCTGACGGCTGCACCTGAGGCCTACTCATTGTGTGAGGTGTCAGTCACTCCTGAGGGTGTCATCAAACAGCGACGACTGCCCGACCAGCTCTCCAAGCTAGCAGACAGGATCCAATTGAGTGGGAG GTACTACCTGAAGAACAACATGGAAACGGAGACACTCTGCTCAGATGAGGATGCCCAGGACCTCCTGAGGGAAAGTCAAATCTCCTTACTGCAGCTCAGCACAGTGGAGGTGGCCACACAGCTTTCCATGAGGAACTTTGAGCTCTTCTGTAACATCGAGCCCACCGAATACATCGACGACCTCTTCAAACTCAGATCTAGAACAGGTTCTGCCAACCTCAAGAAGTTTGAGGAGGTGATCAACCAGGAGACCTTTTGGGTGGCTTCAGAAATTGTACACGAGCCAAACCAGCTTAAGAGAATGAAAATAGTAAAGCACTTCATAAAGATTGCATTGCACTGCCGAGAGTGCAAGAACTTCAACTCCATGTTTGCCATAATCAG tgGCCTGAATTTGGCTCCCGTGGCTCGATTGAGGGGGACCTGGGAAAAGCTACCCAGCAAGTACGAGAAACTGTTCCAAGACCTCCAGGACCTCTTTGACCCTTCCAGGAACATGGCCAAGTACCGAAATGTTCTCAGCAACCAGAACCTGCAGCCTCCCATCATTCCGCTCTTCCCTGTCATCAAGAAGGACCTCACATTCCTACATGAAG GCAATGACTCAAAAGTTGATGGATTGGTGAATTTTGAGAAGTTGAGGATGATCGCTAAAGAAATCCGGCATGTTGGCCGCATGGCATCTGTAAACATGGACCCTGCTTTGATGTTCAGAACAAG GAAGAAGAAGTGGCGGAGTCTAGG GTCACTAAGCCAAGGCAGTGCCAACTCAGCCGTGCTGGATGTGGCGCAGGCCGGGGGACACAAAAAGCGCGTTCGAAGAAGCTCCTTCCTCAACGCTAAGAAGCTGTACGAGGATGCCCAGATGGCCCGTCGTGTGAGACAGTACCTGTCCACCTTGACTCTTGAGACCAGTGAGGAGAGCCTGCAGACCATCTCATTGCAGTGTGAGCCTTCCAGCAGCACAT TGCCCAAAAGTGCTGGGAAGAAGCCAGACACATCCCCTGTAGTCAGCCGTGCAGCCAACCAGcagaagcaacagcagcagaaaggatGCCAAGCCCTGCAGGTGCCCGCTGTCTCACTTTACCCGTCACGCAAAAAGGTTCCGGTGAAGGACCTGCCCCCGTTTG GTACAAGTTCACCTCAGGCGCTGAAGAAAATCCTTTCCTTATCAGAAGAAGGAAGCGAGCGTCATAAAAAGCAGTCGGAAGATGCCATTTCGAATGCCTCCTCCCAGCTGTCCTCTCCTCCCACCTCTCCACAGAGCTCTCCTAGAAAAG GTGGCAGTCAGCTGAGGTCTCACCTCTCCAGGCAGTCAGACCTAACAGCCTCCTGTTCTTCCCTGGGAACTGAGAACAGTAACAGGAATAACAATGGTGCATCACGGACCTTTGGGATAG GTTATGTACTGGCTCCCAGTGGGACTGTGGACAACTTCTCGGACTCTGGCCACAGCGAGATCTCCTCGCGCTCTAGCCTGGTCAGCAACTCTTCGCTGGATCTGATGGAGGACCGGCGACAGCGGCACTCTGTCAGTGCAGTAGAGTCACACCTGGGAGGCCCGCGGATGGAGCGACGGGCCACCTTAGACCCGGATCAATATAGCCTTGG GTCCTATGTCTCCGTACATGACAGCCGTAGCCTGTATGCAGGGGCCACAGTCCTCTCGTCTACCAGCTCAGAGGAGCTGACACAGGACCAGGGGGACCGTGCCTCCCTAGATGCAGCTGACAGTGGGCGAGGCAGCTGGACGTCATGTTCCAGTGGCTCACATGACAAcatccagaccatccagcaccAGAGGAGCTGGGAAACACTGGCCTTTGGTCACCCACCCTTTGATGCTGACCCCATGGCATGCCAGGAGCACGGGGGCCATCCAGGCCAGGCACGTGGCAGCTGGGCTTCTGCCACAGCCTACTGGGGCGAGGACACAGAAGGAGACACGGGTACCATCAAGCGGCGAGGGGGGAAGGACGTGAGTGCTGACACGGAGGCCAGCAGTGTGGCACCTGTCCCTCCTGAGGACTGCAAACAACACAGTCGACCTGCTCACATAACGGTGTCTTCCAGCAACACAAAAGGTCTAATAG TACGGAAGGACGGCCGGTTCCGCGAGCCGCCACCTACACCGCCTGGCTACACAGCACTGACTGTTTCAGAAGCAGCCGATGGGCTGCCCCATTCGGGCCGGAGGCCCCCCGACTATAATGTAGCTCTACAGCGGTCTCGAATGGTGGCACGCTCCTGTGACTCGCCCCAGCCGGCCTCCCGGCCGCAGTGGAGTAAGTCTGGCGACGGGGACTCCCGGCACCCCCACTTCCACTCCCAAGGGCTTTCAGCTGAGGAGGCGGAGGGTGAGTCCTTGTCTCCAAAACTTATTCCTCAGAGGAAGACAGTGGCATATACACCTGAGACTACCAGGCCATGA